From Ruminococcus sp. HUN007, a single genomic window includes:
- a CDS encoding extracellular solute-binding protein, whose translation MDKTRKIRRYAALSAAFVFAFSNASLCTFNVVSASDDPLSYEIEYTEKRSYHDYYSEYSSQKPASAEVIVKAEDHLKAENGDFTKKAFTDAAGVTKDALVWNSAEGTLSYKVEIPETAVYCMDLSYAPVGNAASTELSVSVDGEVPFDAASRITLNRVWVNEKEITVNSSGNQIRPAQVQQSRWCETSLNDPDGLYNAPLLFYLTKGTHEITFEASRAYIALEYIKFYGRKQIPSYKETKPSADEINGTVSALIRIEGEDAAFKSDSTLYPTSDNASYLASPADPGHLVYNTIGDNNWQKAFQTITWEIPAGGIKSDGWYRLGIKARQRYMRGFNSARRIYIDGTVPCSEFENVRFRYDNDWQNVIPQTDGGEDIYVYLTAGNTHTITMEAVPGDIGEPMRRLEPVVGELNEYYRRILMITGPSPDKYTDYNVDRVIPEITGDFKNISGRLKEIKKSIENLTGFTGSEAAGIERMYVILDKCTEKPARIPMYLSQLKDNIAAISSWIRDYRDQPLEIDYIEIASADAEFSPVKENFFSSLAFGAKAFFASFDQDYSLVSGSEKKDALDVWVSLGRDQALAVKELVESEFTPVYDIPVNISIVQGGVVEAALAGKGPDVALFLGGEFPVNLAARGLLERLDEKDGFEDAKQNFQEEAMTQYTYDGGVYGMPLSQSFPVMFYRKDILTEAGITTLPETWDDLVEMMPALQRNNLHAGLVLPSSNISASTEPGHTFALLMLQNGLGYYNDDMSSTTFDSVSAVQSFEKWTDLYTDYRFEQVYDPFSRFRDGTYPIVIQNYTFCNQLKSAAPELNGLWGFTLVPGTELPDGTVSHAANSAGSGAVVFTKTKNKDDAWQFLKWFTSTDVQSEYGTLVEGLLGTMGRYDTANTEALSNLSWTPSELKILEAQRSELKEIPVIPASYAVTRNIMTAFRETVNSHRNPRDTIMWYNRDINTEIKRKLKDLAE comes from the coding sequence ATGGACAAAACAAGAAAAATCAGAAGATATGCAGCTTTGTCTGCTGCTTTTGTGTTTGCTTTTTCAAATGCATCACTCTGTACTTTCAATGTAGTCTCTGCTTCTGATGATCCGCTTTCGTATGAAATAGAATACACTGAAAAGCGCAGTTATCATGATTACTACAGCGAGTATTCATCGCAGAAACCTGCATCCGCAGAAGTTATCGTAAAGGCGGAAGATCATCTGAAAGCTGAAAACGGGGATTTTACGAAGAAGGCATTTACCGATGCGGCTGGTGTGACTAAGGACGCGCTTGTCTGGAACTCGGCTGAAGGAACGCTTTCGTATAAAGTTGAAATACCGGAAACGGCGGTATACTGTATGGATCTTTCCTATGCACCGGTGGGAAATGCGGCTTCTACGGAGCTTTCGGTTTCCGTCGACGGTGAAGTGCCGTTCGACGCTGCTTCGCGCATAACCCTTAACAGAGTCTGGGTAAATGAAAAGGAGATAACTGTAAACTCATCCGGAAACCAGATAAGACCTGCACAGGTCCAGCAGAGCAGATGGTGTGAGACTTCACTTAACGATCCGGACGGACTCTATAACGCTCCGCTTCTGTTTTATCTTACAAAGGGAACTCACGAAATAACTTTTGAAGCATCGAGGGCGTACATTGCTCTTGAATATATAAAATTTTACGGCAGAAAGCAGATCCCGTCCTATAAGGAAACGAAGCCTTCTGCGGATGAAATAAACGGTACGGTATCCGCACTGATACGTATAGAGGGCGAGGATGCGGCGTTCAAGTCGGATTCAACACTTTATCCTACTTCGGACAATGCAAGCTATCTTGCTTCACCGGCTGATCCGGGACATCTTGTCTACAACACGATCGGCGACAATAACTGGCAGAAGGCGTTTCAGACCATCACCTGGGAAATACCGGCCGGCGGGATAAAGTCGGACGGATGGTACCGCCTCGGTATTAAAGCAAGACAGCGCTACATGCGCGGATTCAATTCTGCAAGGCGCATATACATTGACGGCACGGTTCCGTGCAGTGAATTTGAAAATGTCCGTTTCAGGTATGACAACGACTGGCAGAACGTCATTCCGCAGACTGACGGCGGCGAAGATATTTACGTTTATCTTACTGCCGGAAACACACATACCATCACCATGGAAGCCGTTCCGGGCGATATAGGTGAGCCTATGAGGCGCCTTGAACCGGTGGTGGGCGAACTTAATGAATACTACAGAAGAATACTTATGATCACGGGCCCTTCGCCTGACAAGTACACGGACTACAATGTTGACCGTGTAATTCCGGAAATAACCGGCGATTTTAAGAACATTTCCGGCAGGCTGAAGGAGATAAAGAAAAGCATAGAGAATCTTACCGGATTTACCGGATCCGAAGCTGCGGGCATCGAGCGTATGTACGTTATTCTCGATAAATGTACCGAAAAACCGGCACGTATTCCGATGTATCTTTCACAGTTAAAGGACAACATTGCGGCCATTTCATCGTGGATACGTGACTACCGCGATCAGCCGCTTGAGATCGACTATATTGAGATAGCTTCTGCAGATGCGGAGTTTTCACCGGTAAAGGAAAACTTCTTCTCGTCTCTTGCGTTCGGAGCAAAGGCCTTTTTTGCGTCGTTTGATCAGGATTACAGTCTCGTTTCCGGCTCGGAGAAGAAAGACGCACTGGATGTCTGGGTGAGTCTCGGACGTGATCAGGCCCTTGCGGTAAAGGAGCTGGTCGAATCGGAATTTACTCCGGTATACGACATACCGGTCAATATAAGCATAGTTCAGGGCGGAGTTGTTGAAGCGGCTCTTGCCGGAAAAGGTCCGGACGTGGCGCTGTTCCTTGGCGGTGAGTTTCCGGTAAACCTTGCTGCACGAGGACTTCTTGAAAGACTTGACGAAAAAGACGGCTTTGAAGATGCAAAACAAAACTTCCAGGAAGAAGCCATGACCCAGTACACCTACGACGGCGGAGTATACGGAATGCCGCTTTCACAGAGCTTTCCGGTTATGTTCTACCGCAAGGATATCCTCACCGAAGCTGGAATAACCACGCTTCCTGAGACCTGGGACGACCTTGTGGAAATGATGCCTGCCCTGCAGCGTAATAATCTTCACGCAGGTCTGGTGCTCCCGTCCTCGAATATCTCAGCTTCGACTGAACCGGGACATACATTTGCCCTTCTCATGCTACAGAACGGGCTCGGCTACTATAACGACGACATGAGTTCCACAACGTTCGACAGCGTAAGTGCGGTGCAGTCCTTTGAAAAATGGACTGACCTGTACACTGACTACCGTTTCGAGCAGGTCTACGACCCGTTCAGCCGTTTCCGCGACGGAACCTATCCGATCGTGATACAGAACTACACTTTCTGCAATCAGCTGAAGTCGGCTGCACCTGAACTCAACGGCTTGTGGGGCTTTACTCTCGTTCCGGGCACCGAACTCCCGGACGGCACAGTTTCACATGCGGCAAACTCAGCAGGAAGCGGAGCGGTTGTCTTCACGAAAACAAAGAACAAGGACGACGCATGGCAGTTCCTTAAATGGTTCACATCGACAGATGTACAGTCGGAATACGGCACTCTGGTCGAAGGTCTGCTAGGAACAATGGGACGCTATGACACAGCAAACACGGAGGCACTTTCAAATCTCTCCTGGACCCCTTCGGAACTTAAGATCCTCGAAGCCCAGCGGAGTGAACTCAAAGAGATCCCGGTCATCCCGGCATCCTACGCAGTTACCCGAAACATCATGACTGCCTTCCGTGAAACAGTAAACAGCCACCGCAACCCGCGTGACACGATTATGTGGTACAACCGCGACATAAATACTGAAATAAAACGCAAACTTAAAGATCTTGCAGAATAA
- a CDS encoding sugar ABC transporter permease: protein MKPEKNKKKRSYNRSESIECWLMLAPFLAFFVLFTVIPVLISLPVGFTDFDMINMPHFTGLSNFKNLFLSDRIFIRSIRTTLIFAIFSGPVSYVLCFMLAWLINELPKRLKTVFTLIFYIPSMASVYTVWQLIFSGDQYGYVNSVLMDLGILTSARQWLTDSRYILFVVILVQLWISLGAGFLALRAGFQNIDKSLYEAGAVEGIKSRWQELVYITIPAMKPQMLFAAVMQIVAAFTADIVGRNLVGFPSTDYAAHTVMTHAYDYGWVRYEMGYSSAICTVLFLVMYGVNKLITRVLAEEDQV, encoded by the coding sequence TTGAAGCCGGAAAAAAATAAAAAAAAGCGGTCTTACAACAGATCTGAAAGCATCGAATGCTGGCTCATGCTGGCGCCGTTTCTTGCGTTTTTTGTGCTGTTTACCGTGATACCGGTGCTCATTTCACTGCCGGTGGGATTTACGGACTTTGATATGATCAATATGCCTCATTTTACGGGACTTTCCAATTTCAAAAATCTGTTTCTTTCGGACAGAATATTCATCCGCTCAATAAGGACGACGCTTATATTTGCGATATTTTCGGGACCGGTAAGCTACGTGCTCTGCTTTATGCTGGCATGGCTTATAAACGAGCTTCCGAAACGTCTGAAGACGGTGTTCACGCTGATATTCTACATACCGTCCATGGCGAGCGTCTACACGGTATGGCAGCTCATTTTCAGCGGTGACCAGTACGGATACGTCAACTCGGTTCTCATGGATCTCGGTATACTGACATCGGCCAGACAGTGGCTCACGGATTCACGTTACATCCTTTTCGTGGTCATACTCGTTCAGCTCTGGATAAGCCTTGGCGCGGGATTTCTTGCACTTCGTGCCGGATTCCAGAATATCGACAAAAGCCTGTATGAAGCAGGCGCAGTTGAAGGGATAAAGAGCCGCTGGCAGGAACTTGTCTACATCACCATTCCGGCAATGAAGCCTCAGATGCTTTTTGCCGCTGTCATGCAGATAGTCGCTGCTTTCACCGCTGATATCGTCGGAAGAAACCTTGTTGGATTTCCGAGTACGGATTATGCGGCGCATACTGTTATGACCCATGCCTACGACTACGGCTGGGTCCGCTATGAGATGGGATATTCCTCAGCTATATGCACCGTGCTGTTCCTTGTGATGTACGGTGTGAACAAGCTCATTACCAGAGTTCTGGCAGAGGAGGATCAGGTTTAA
- a CDS encoding nucleotidyltransferase family protein has product MEQNEYRKNALDMIWLTSCVLRGTSHDQERLYEIDLKGLFYVCQKHSLTACVAYALESAGIKDENFSQAKEKAIRKNILMDTERKKILDRLEKEKIWYMPLKGSLLKDWYPRLGMRQMSDNDILCDGSKRARIKEIMEDLGFKCEHYGKGNDDAYHKEPVCNFEMHNELFHTANAGNLHEYYGDVKDRLIKDENNDYGYHFRTEDFYIYITAHEYKHFAAGGTGVRSLVDTYVFLKKFSDSMDWDYIAEELKKLGIEEYEKNNRELALKFLETDDLTEEETKLLDYHIFSGSYGTVANNIGNLMTKSGGSKAKYIFSRIFIPMEFIQSWYPFFYRHKWLIPFLPFYRAVMGLTKNRKKVLSEFKLLCKR; this is encoded by the coding sequence ATGGAACAGAATGAATACAGAAAAAACGCACTTGACATGATCTGGCTGACTTCATGCGTACTGAGAGGAACATCACATGATCAGGAAAGACTTTACGAGATTGATCTCAAAGGCTTGTTTTACGTGTGTCAGAAACACTCTCTTACCGCCTGTGTAGCGTATGCACTTGAATCGGCAGGAATTAAAGACGAAAACTTCAGTCAGGCAAAGGAAAAGGCGATACGCAAGAATATTCTTATGGATACTGAACGTAAGAAGATACTTGACCGCCTTGAAAAGGAAAAGATCTGGTACATGCCGCTTAAAGGCTCACTGTTAAAGGACTGGTATCCGAGACTTGGTATGCGTCAGATGTCCGACAATGATATTTTATGTGACGGCAGCAAACGTGCGCGTATAAAGGAGATCATGGAAGATCTGGGCTTTAAATGTGAGCACTACGGAAAAGGCAACGACGATGCCTATCACAAGGAGCCGGTCTGCAATTTCGAAATGCACAATGAACTTTTCCATACCGCAAATGCTGGTAATCTCCACGAATACTATGGCGATGTGAAAGACCGCCTTATAAAAGATGAGAACAATGATTACGGCTATCATTTCAGAACAGAAGATTTTTATATTTATATAACAGCACATGAATACAAACATTTTGCAGCCGGCGGAACAGGTGTGCGTTCGCTTGTGGATACTTATGTATTCTTAAAAAAGTTCAGCGATTCCATGGACTGGGACTACATTGCTGAAGAATTAAAAAAACTCGGCATTGAAGAGTATGAAAAGAACAACCGTGAGCTTGCACTTAAGTTCCTTGAAACAGATGATCTGACCGAAGAGGAAACAAAGCTTCTTGATTACCATATCTTTTCCGGATCATACGGAACAGTCGCCAATAATATCGGAAATCTCATGACAAAGAGCGGAGGTTCAAAGGCGAAATATATTTTTAGCAGGATCTTCATCCCTATGGAGTTCATCCAGTCGTGGTACCCGTTCTTTTACAGACACAAATGGCTCATACCGTTCCTTCCTTTCTACCGTGCTGTTATGGGACTTACAAAGAACAGAAAAAAGGTTTTATCTGAATTTAAACTGCTTTGCAAGCGATAA
- a CDS encoding carbohydrate ABC transporter permease → MTDAKKLKASSGRAGRKNGGTVCIFIFLFVLALFMALPIYLAVVMSIKPSQEWFIFPPKFYAMDPTLDNFREMFRAAGQLWVPFSRYVANSVFVTAAVTLAQCFTASMAAFVLAKGKFKGSRFLNSVIVVSLLYQSNVIYIVQYMVIAKLGMIDTYAALILPSVATPMGVFLMRQSISQIPDAMIEAAKVDGAGMFRTCWNIVMPNQKPALMTLMIFAFQSAWNIQSGSYVFDESLKTLPTAVAQAAASGIARQGVAMAAAVFMLIPPVIFFVAAQKNVIETMAHSGIKD, encoded by the coding sequence ATGACAGATGCAAAAAAACTTAAGGCCTCATCCGGCAGAGCCGGCAGAAAGAACGGCGGAACAGTCTGCATTTTCATTTTTCTGTTTGTTCTCGCTCTGTTTATGGCCCTTCCGATATACCTTGCAGTGGTAATGTCGATAAAGCCGTCGCAGGAATGGTTCATTTTTCCGCCGAAATTCTACGCCATGGACCCGACTCTCGACAATTTCCGCGAGATGTTCAGGGCGGCCGGACAGCTGTGGGTGCCTTTTTCAAGATATGTCGCAAACAGCGTTTTCGTAACGGCAGCAGTAACACTGGCTCAGTGCTTTACCGCATCGATGGCGGCGTTTGTGCTTGCCAAGGGAAAATTCAAAGGAAGCAGATTCCTTAATTCAGTTATTGTCGTATCACTGCTCTACCAGAGCAATGTCATTTACATAGTCCAGTACATGGTCATCGCGAAACTTGGCATGATAGATACCTACGCTGCGCTGATACTTCCGTCAGTTGCGACCCCGATGGGCGTATTCCTGATGAGGCAGTCCATCAGCCAGATACCGGATGCCATGATAGAAGCGGCAAAGGTAGACGGAGCCGGAATGTTCCGCACCTGCTGGAATATTGTAATGCCGAACCAGAAACCGGCGCTTATGACGCTTATGATATTTGCCTTCCAGTCGGCGTGGAACATACAGTCCGGATCGTACGTGTTCGACGAATCGCTCAAGACTCTGCCGACGGCAGTCGCTCAGGCAGCGGCCTCCGGTATAGCACGTCAGGGCGTTGCAATGGCAGCGGCAGTGTTCATGCTGATACCGCCGGTGATATTCTTTGTTGCAGCGCAGAAGAACGTAATTGAAACTATGGCGCACTCCGGAATTAAAGATTAA
- a CDS encoding PqqD family protein: protein MKLSNKFIAHEDGNEKLLVSTGAAKFSGLVRGNPTAGFIINCLETETTPEEIVAKMAREYDAPRDVLERDALKIIDQLRKIGAIDE, encoded by the coding sequence ATGAAACTGAGTAATAAGTTTATAGCACACGAAGACGGAAACGAAAAGCTTCTCGTTTCAACAGGGGCAGCAAAGTTTTCAGGACTTGTAAGAGGAAATCCGACAGCGGGATTTATTATAAACTGTCTTGAAACTGAAACTACACCGGAGGAGATCGTAGCAAAGATGGCCAGGGAATACGATGCTCCGCGTGATGTACTTGAACGTGATGCCTTAAAAATAATCGACCAGCTTAGAAAAATCGGAGCGATAGATGAATAA
- a CDS encoding ABC transporter ATP-binding protein, which translates to MKNNSLKWLWHVTGKKKYYVAALMLVQALNGGSGVLYALFLRNIVDSAVAHDREGFFRNCIYTALLVLGQVMLSAMIRYLEEQSRSSLENRFKSRLFHNLLCKDYSSVSAVHSGEWMNRLTNDCMVVANNFTEILPGAAGMTVKLVSAAVMIVALEPKFAALLIPAGCVMLFFTYAFRKNIKRLHRQIQEKDGKLRIFLQEHIGSMMMIRSFAAEDQTESESTEKMEVHKAARMKKNRFSNICNMGFQTGMQGMYLLGVCWCGYGILTSTISYGTLTAVTQLISQIQSPFANITGYLPKFYAMTASAERIMEIEKFTDDSENTVLTAEEVNSFYEKEMKGFGIRNAEFTYYPVVDRISDLTKEEMPLVFRNISVDIRKGEYVAFTGHSGCGKSTVLKLLMSVYRLDGGIRYIESTEGEKELSPEWRRLFAYVPQGNQLFSGTIREIISFAEKKASTDDERLNKALKIACADEFVSELEQGADTLLGERGAGLSEGQMQRIAIARAVFSACPVLLLDEATSALDEQTERKVLENLKTMTDKTVVIVTHRPAALDICDRILQFTENGVIEKHGTE; encoded by the coding sequence ATGAAAAACAACTCACTAAAATGGCTCTGGCACGTTACCGGTAAAAAGAAATATTACGTTGCAGCACTTATGCTGGTGCAGGCGCTGAACGGCGGATCCGGTGTGCTGTACGCACTGTTTCTCAGAAACATTGTAGACAGTGCAGTGGCGCATGACCGGGAAGGATTTTTCAGAAACTGCATTTACACCGCACTTCTTGTTCTCGGGCAGGTAATGCTCAGTGCCATGATACGTTACCTTGAGGAACAGTCACGTTCATCGCTTGAAAACCGGTTTAAAAGCAGACTGTTTCATAACCTGCTCTGCAAGGACTATTCCTCTGTTAGTGCAGTACATTCCGGAGAATGGATGAACCGTCTGACAAATGACTGCATGGTAGTGGCTAATAATTTTACTGAAATACTTCCGGGAGCAGCCGGCATGACGGTAAAGCTTGTGAGTGCAGCTGTCATGATAGTTGCTCTTGAACCAAAGTTTGCGGCACTCCTTATTCCTGCCGGATGTGTGATGCTCTTTTTCACTTATGCCTTTCGTAAAAATATCAAGCGCCTTCACCGGCAGATCCAGGAGAAAGACGGAAAACTCCGTATTTTTCTTCAGGAGCACATCGGCAGTATGATGATGATTCGTTCCTTTGCAGCCGAAGATCAGACTGAATCAGAATCAACAGAGAAAATGGAAGTGCACAAGGCCGCAAGAATGAAGAAAAACCGGTTTTCGAACATATGCAATATGGGCTTTCAGACCGGAATGCAGGGAATGTATCTTCTCGGAGTATGCTGGTGCGGTTACGGTATTCTTACTTCAACAATAAGCTACGGTACACTCACAGCCGTTACCCAGCTCATTTCCCAGATACAGTCTCCGTTTGCCAATATAACTGGCTACCTGCCGAAGTTCTACGCAATGACGGCAAGTGCTGAACGAATAATGGAAATAGAAAAATTCACTGATGACAGCGAAAACACTGTTCTTACGGCAGAGGAAGTAAACTCATTCTACGAAAAAGAAATGAAGGGTTTCGGAATAAGGAACGCGGAGTTTACCTACTATCCTGTAGTTGACAGAATAAGCGACCTTACCAAGGAAGAAATGCCGCTTGTGTTCAGAAACATCAGTGTTGACATACGAAAAGGTGAATATGTTGCGTTTACCGGACACAGCGGATGCGGAAAATCTACAGTATTAAAGCTCCTTATGAGTGTTTACAGACTTGACGGAGGAATTAGGTATATTGAATCCACGGAAGGTGAAAAGGAGCTTTCACCGGAATGGCGTCGGCTTTTTGCCTATGTTCCGCAGGGAAACCAGCTTTTCAGCGGTACAATAAGGGAGATAATCTCATTTGCCGAAAAAAAAGCTTCCACCGATGACGAAAGACTGAATAAAGCACTGAAGATCGCCTGTGCCGATGAGTTCGTGTCTGAACTTGAACAGGGCGCTGATACTCTTCTCGGCGAACGCGGTGCAGGACTTTCTGAAGGACAGATGCAGCGAATCGCCATTGCAAGAGCAGTTTTTTCAGCCTGCCCTGTGCTTCTTCTTGATGAGGCAACAAGTGCGCTTGACGAACAGACGGAAAGAAAAGTACTTGAAAACCTTAAAACAATGACTGACAAAACAGTTGTCATAGTCACACACCGTCCTGCGGCACTTGACATATGCGACAGGATACTGCAGTTTACAGAAAACGGAGTAATCGAAAAACATGGAACAGAATGA
- a CDS encoding PDDEXK nuclease domain-containing protein, which translates to MNEIDVTDRNDPEYTALLNNVSNAIEKGKGKAAAAINSAMVQTYWQIGQYIVEFEQSGHEKAEYGSNTLKMLAADLSIRYGKGYSWSNIYRMRQLYLSYENFATLSQKLNWSHYVELLKIDNSAERAFYERECIAENWGVRELKRQMKSMLYHRLALSGDKSEVMRLSREGQIIEKPEDIIKEPYVLEFTGLPNLPVYKEGDLEEALVNNLSQFFLELGKGFTYVGRQQKMVIAGRTYKVDLVFYHRILKCFVLIDLKIGEVQHEDIGQMNFYLNYYKQEMNTEGDSEPIGLILGAYQDKLVMQYALQNITNQLFVSRYQLYLPDREQLEAEFRRFMNDEE; encoded by the coding sequence ATGAATGAAATAGATGTAACAGATAGAAATGATCCTGAATATACTGCTCTGCTCAACAACGTGAGCAACGCAATAGAAAAAGGCAAAGGAAAAGCTGCTGCCGCAATCAATTCTGCAATGGTTCAAACATACTGGCAGATTGGTCAGTATATCGTTGAATTTGAACAAAGTGGTCATGAAAAAGCCGAGTATGGTTCAAACACCTTGAAAATGCTTGCCGCTGACCTCAGCATCCGTTATGGTAAAGGTTACAGTTGGAGCAATATATATCGTATGCGACAGCTATATCTCTCTTATGAAAATTTTGCGACACTGTCGCAAAAATTGAATTGGAGTCATTACGTTGAGCTTTTGAAGATTGATAACAGTGCCGAGAGAGCATTTTATGAGAGAGAATGCATCGCCGAGAACTGGGGCGTTCGTGAACTGAAACGTCAGATGAAAAGTATGCTCTATCATCGGTTAGCTCTGAGCGGTGATAAGAGTGAAGTGATGCGGCTTTCACGTGAAGGTCAGATCATAGAGAAGCCAGAGGATATTATAAAAGAGCCTTATGTACTTGAATTCACAGGACTTCCTAATCTGCCTGTTTACAAAGAGGGTGATCTTGAAGAAGCACTCGTTAATAATCTAAGCCAATTCTTTCTTGAACTCGGCAAAGGCTTTACCTATGTCGGCAGACAGCAGAAGATGGTCATTGCAGGCAGGACATACAAAGTAGATCTGGTGTTCTATCATCGTATCTTGAAATGCTTTGTACTTATTGACCTGAAAATCGGTGAAGTTCAGCACGAGGATATTGGGCAGATGAATTTTTATCTTAACTATTATAAGCAGGAAATGAACACTGAAGGTGACTCTGAACCGATAGGCTTGATACTCGGTGCTTATCAGGACAAACTGGTCATGCAATACGCTCTCCAGAATATCACCAATCAATTATTCGTAAGCCGTTATCAGTTATATCT
- a CDS encoding S24/S26 family peptidase, protein MNKSTFEEQLSQNGKLIYTNKGDSMMPLIKQDRDLLVIKSVNGRLKKYDVPLYRRDSGQYVLHRILKVRKDDYVICGDNRWVKEYGISDRHIIGVLSAVIRNGKEVSVDNWKYKLYVHLWCDFFPVRALITHVVSKLKRMKRKKLRSG, encoded by the coding sequence ATGAATAAATCCACCTTTGAGGAGCAGCTTTCTCAGAACGGGAAGCTCATCTACACCAACAAGGGCGACAGCATGATGCCCCTTATCAAGCAGGACCGTGATCTTCTGGTAATAAAATCTGTAAACGGCAGGCTGAAGAAGTATGACGTTCCGCTTTACAGGCGTGACAGCGGTCAGTACGTTCTTCACAGAATATTAAAAGTCAGGAAGGACGATTATGTTATCTGCGGTGATAACCGCTGGGTAAAGGAATACGGCATTTCCGACAGACACATAATAGGTGTGCTTTCTGCGGTCATTCGCAACGGAAAGGAAGTTTCCGTTGATAACTGGAAATACAAACTCTACGTCCACCTGTGGTGTGATTTTTTCCCTGTCAGAGCACTGATCACCCATGTTGTATCTAAACTTAAAAGAATGAAAAGAAAGAAATTACGATCAGGATGA